atcttcatctaaggtggtgtttggatccaaggaCTAAATTTtaatccctatcacatcggatatttgacactaattagaagtattaaacatagattaatgatgaaacccattccataaccctggactaattcgcgagacgaatatattgagcataattaatccatgattagcctatgtgatgctgtAGTAAACATGTACTAATtacggattaattaagcttaaaaaatttatcttacgaattagctctcatttatacaattaattttattgttagtttacgtttaatacttttaatTAGTATACATCCGACGTAACACTGATCGATACAAACACCAACTAAATCGAAAATCACCGAATGGCTCGTCATCCTCCCACATGAGATGCCAAGATGGAACACCAACAATCCAACGGCTAGGAAGCGCCCCATCCCACCCACCGCCTAACCGCCTTCCTATGCAAGTGGGTCCCACcccttccttccttttttttttctttttacaaatcCCCTTCCCTTtcttggctagctagctagcttggccCAACgccacgagccgagccgagcacATCCGGAGCCAAGCCGAGCTCAGCGCCTcagctccccctcctcctcgtcccaTTCCCGGTTTCCTCCTCCGATTTCCCCCAAATCCGCACGCCTCTCCCCTCCGCCTCCATTTTTCCCGATTCCCAATTCCCAAATCCGGatcagccgcagccgcagcagcaaaAAATTTCGaaatccaaatccaaacccATCCCCCCCACGACGACGTCACCCACATCCCCACCCCcgcgagacgagacgagacgactcccaaatctctctctcctctctcctatgcgcgccgccgccgccgccgcagcagcagcagctaggaggcggagcagcagcagcagcagcagctgagaTGATCGTGCGCACCTACGGCCGCAGATCCCGCTCCTTCTCCgacgggggaggaggggagcgcggcggcggcggtgggttcTCGTCGTCGCAAGACGCGTTCGAAttcgacggggaggaggaggacgacctcGTCCTGCTGGGGTCGTCGTCGCAGTCGTCGCACCCGCCCGCGCCGTCGCAGGAGTCGTCGTCGATGTGGGACTTCGACGaggacccgccgccgccgccccggcggcggcgggggaggggtgggggtggggactACGCGGAgcccgccacggcggcggcggcggcggcggcggccacctcgCTCATGGAGGCGGAGGAGTACGGCGAGATGATGGAGAGCGTGGACGAGGCGAACTTCGCGCTCGACGGGCTGCGCGCCACCGCGCCGAGGCGGGTGCGCCGGGCCAGCTTCCTCGCGCTGCTCGGGATCtgcgcctccgcgccgcgccgccgcgtcctccggGCCCAGGGGTCGGTACACCAAAgaaccctccttttttttttcttacttgtCTGCGCTGTAAGTAAAGAATAACAATTCGCGTTCTTGCTCTTGCTTCGCGGGCAATCTTGGTGAGGAATCTTGTTAGGGTTATGAAATTGGGCAGCCAGTTCTTGTTTCTTCTGCGTAATCTTGGCGGAAACAGTGGGATTTTGTACGATTATGGCTCCGTAATCGGCATTTCTGTGGGAAATGAACCACCTTTAGGGCATTTGACCTTCGAACAGCATGCTTGGTGTTGCAATCCGTAGCTATTGCCTTCATCTTAGGCACAAGAACTTGTTCTGAATTATGATTTACCAACTTGTGTTTGTTTTCTTGTTCTGAGTTTTCTTGCttggttagggttagggttatcACCGTGGTGGTGCAGAATTAGATGTTCGCTACTTGTCTTAACCTCTGCCTTGCCCAATTTGGTACCGAGTGTTACAGCTGGGTTTAGGAAGTGTGATCTTTGAGCATTTCTAGCATGTTGGTCTCTTTATTTTGCTAATCTCACATGGTTGTAGAGGAAGGAAGCATAGTGACTGATGATGAATGCCTAGATACTAGAAATACATCTTTATTAACTGAATTAGGATTGCTTGGGTATCTATGTAGATATGACTGTAGAATGTTACTGCTGGAAATGCTATCCAATATCCATTGATCTCTAGCCTAATATATCTCTCGAGGCCAAGAGATCAGTCAATTTTGAACTTTCAGGAGAGTTTCTATTTGGTACTTAATCTCTTTTATTTGTTACTTTTGGTGCCTGGCTCTCTTTTCATGATTGCTAAGTAGACAGGTAAAGTTCTACCTAAAATTATTCTTAAAAGTTCAAAATCGCTTTAGATTAAGGAGTGCCAGCCAGAGCCTTAGGCAGAGTCTTATAAACCAAAAGCACAATGCTACAATGTTCACAAAACTTTTGTGGAATTTCCACTTGAGCTGTATAAACATCGCAATCTACTGTGAATAAAAGAAGCACTTGATGGAAGTTCATGTTAGCAAATGACATGTTTTCTGTGAGGAGGTTGATTGCTTGAACTGTTATGGACTCTTGcaactttttattttacttCGTACCCATTTATGCTAATGTGCACAAATAAAATTGCTGAGAGTAAAAATGTACAACTTGTTACGCACCAGCACACTTCCTATTTGTATCCATTTTCCTGTTGAATTTCAAATGTATTCAATTGCTGAAATTGTTCCATTCAACAAACACATATTCCGTTAATGAAATTATTATACATTGCGTTTTGTTTTCTTACTCACAAGTGTCCTCTTTTCTTATATCCTATAGATTGGTGCAACAAATTATTGATGCAATTTTGGTTTTGAACATTGATGATCCTCCCTGCACTATTGGTGCAGCTGCTCTTCTATTCGTTTTGGCAAGTGATGTGAGTACCTCTCAATCCCATCCTTGTGCTTCTGTGCATGCTTCATTCTATTTTTTACGCATATCGATTGTTTTCTTTTATATAACAGCCCATAAAAATAATCACATCATGGCAAAGTTATTTATTTCTCCAGTACAGTTATATAAGTATTCACCACTTTTCCATGAATATCTTGGCATGTGATTACAAAGAAGATTATTTAAGAAAGTCCATGCTTTTATTTCATCATTTTGTTTGAAGTTGAACTTTAATTTATGGTGTAAATTTCAGTTAATATTGCTAGCAGCTCGTATTCTTTAATGGCATAACTTCACTTGTGCTTATTCTCCAATATCTCCCTTCTTGTTGTTCAGGTTCAAGAAAATCATTTGTTGGATTCAGAATCTTGTGTCCATTTTCTTCTTAAATTATTAAATCCTCCAGTGAATCTTGTTGATTCCAAAGCACCATCGATAGGTTCCAAACTTCTTGGAATCAGTAAAGTTCAAATGCTTAATGGATCAAATAAGGATTCTGACTGCATTTCAGAGGAAATCCTTTCAAAAGTTGAAGAGATTCTCTTAAGCTGTCAAGAGATCAAGTCGCTCGACAAAGATGACAAGAAAACAACAAGGCCAGAACTGTGTCCAAAGTGGCTTGCTTTGTTGACAATGGAAAAGGCATGCTTGTCTGCTGTTTCAGTGGAGGGTAAGTTTTAATCAAATTTCTTGGTCATGATTTCCCTTTATGAccattataattatttttatgagCCAAATAAGCAGTTGCCATAAGTTACATAGCACCTGTTTACAATATTCATGGGTGGTTTGCTTAGCCCTTTGCTTCACCTGCCTTTGATTGATGACTTCCATCCGTGTTGCACAACTGAATTGGAGTAATTGACTGCACTAGAAGCACCTATGGCCATTGTCATACTAGGAAGGTTTTCCCTTATCAAATATTTGATTGTTACAGAGACTTCTGACACTGTGTCCAGAGTCGGAGGAAATTTTAAAGAGACATTAAGGGAGTTGGGCGGTCTTGATAGTATTTTTGACGTTATGATGGATTGCCATTCAACATTGGAGGTGAGATCTCGCTAACATCGCATATTTTACACTTCCTTTGTTCAACTCTAAAGGATGGTGCAAGTTTTGTTCCTTTTTGCCATTTTAGCTTTAATGTGCTTGAAGCCACATGAAAGCAATGCTTGTCCAGATACATAGCCaaaggttgttatattttgggacatggAAAATGCTTGAGGTAGTAACTATTTTCATCAGGACATGGAAAATTGGCTGCATCACAAATTATGTTGTTTCATGTTGCAAAATAGTTTTTTAATACTTTTTTATTCTGCATGTGGTGTTAGTGTCTTACAGTGATTCCTCTGATGATTATATCCCCCACGATAATAATACTTGACATATCTACACCAAGTGGACATTATTCATTTGGATGTTACTTTTCCAGCTATACTTGCTGTTCTTGCATAAACTTTGGAGTAAATTGCGTATCCCTTTAAGAGATAAACTGCTTGGTGCTCCTATCTGTGTACTTTTTATGCCCCCAACTAATAATGCAATCATATTACGCTGATAAACTGAATAAATAAATTAACAATATACTTCTGGTGGAAACCTTGTGTATCAGAATCTCATAAAGGATACCTCAACTTCAGCTTTGGACCTAAATGAAGGAACATCTTTGCAAAGTGCCGCTCTCCTCTTGAAATGTTTGAAAATATTGGAAAATGCCACATTTCTAAGCGATGATAACAAGGTAATGTTCCTTATATATTCTGTTTCAGTTTAGTACCcattttcttcttctgtaccatcTTCTCCCCTCATTTGTTCTGTGCAAAATGTGCAAACAGTGTGACTTTGTATTTCTGCttaacatttttctttttttcctgaaaAGCAGTATAAACTCTTACACTCATTTTGCTTCTTGCAGACCCATTTGCTTAATATGAGTAGAAAATTGTACCCGAAACGCTCCTCGCTTTCTTTTGTTGGTGTCATTATCAGTATTATTGAGTTATTATCAGGTATTTTTCTTAATAATACAATATGTCCGCTAAcacaataaaatgttttaaacatcCAGTATGTTAAAGTTGCAGTCTGACGCctattttgttttgctgcagctCTTTCAATACTGCAGAATTCTTCTGTTGTTTCCAGCTCTACATATCCGAAATCGTCTAAAGTCTCTCAACAGAGTTGCTCTGGTAATAACAAACACCaaatttgtttgatcaactcgTTGGCTTTTCTGTGCACTGTTTCAATATAGTTTGGTCGCCATTCAAGTCTCACTACAGATGTTGAACTTGACCTGACACGGTGGCACCAATATTTATAAAACGCTACctgatatttttaatatttcatgTTTCCTGACCCAGATTATCTTGTTGGTTCCTCATATAAGTTTAATTAGTGTCGTTCTTGAAACTTTGTTATGCAGCAGATGTCATGGGGGGAACTTCATTTAATGATGGAAAGCGCAAGAACTCGAAGAAAAAAAACCTTTTGTCGAACCAGACACGCCATAGTTGCTTATCTTCAAAATCAGAAGTTTCTCATATTACTATATCTTCTGGTAGTGATGCTGGTCTGTCACAGAAGGCATTCAATTGTTCTCCATCTATATCAAGCAATGGGGCATCAAGTGGTTCATTAGGCGAGAGACATAGCAATGGTGGTGCTTTGAAGTTGAATATAAAAAAGGATCGTGGCAATGCAAATCCAATTAGAGGCTCAAGTGGGTGGATTTCAATAAGAGCGCACAGTTCTGATGGGAACTCCAGAGAAATGGCAAAAAGACGCCGTCTATCTGAAAATGTAATCACCGACAGTGGTGGCGGTGATGACCCTTTTGCTTTTGATGATGTTGATCAGGAGCCTTCAAATTGGGAACTGCTTGGTCCAAAAAAGAAATCGCCTCAGAAACATCAAGACAAATCAGGAAATGGAGTGCTAGTTGCAAGTCATGAACCAGACCAACCTGAAGATCTTAATCAGTCGGGTACAACATCTCTTTTTAGTGCTAAAGATGAATCCAGTCTTTTGGAAGACTGCCTCTTGGCATCAGTTAAGGTAATTAAATATGTTTCCTTCTGATCTTTCTTGTTTCTTCTTCAAGAGAATATACATTCTTGGGTCACAGTTTCTCGGTTTGTCTTTGTGACTTTGTTGAGTGACATATTTTGAATTCACAAAATTTCCTTTTCAATATGGCTCCTCAATCTATAGCATCTGTCGTGTATGTATTCTGTACAAAATAGTATTGTAACATCTCCTAGAAGAAATTGGCACCATCCATATCATACAGTAGCAATTTATGAGACGTGATCCTGATTGGAGGTTTAGGACAGAGCCTCGAGCTAAATTGCTATTGTATTGTATCTACTATCTTTTAGTACATGATATGTGCTGGGCACTCTGTGTCTGAGTGTAGTGAGTGCTTAAGTTTACATAGTTCAGCTAACATGCATATGTAAGACAGTTTATGATTAAATTTAAGTGTAGAAAGAAGGTACTTTCAAAAGATTTTTAAGGACAATATAATTGTTTCACCGGGACTCATGCTTGTTCTGACTGTGAGCCTAATGTTACCTTTACATGCCCTTACATTGTCTATTTTTTATCGTTTTATGAGATCTTCCAAACAACTTGATCTGTCTTAATGTTTTTTTGCTAGCTCCTTTCTTGGATATCTGGTAAATGGTTAGGCCGAAGTATGAACTTTGCCTTATTGTTTCAAAGAAAATGTAACAACTCCTGGAAAAGTCTAATTTTGGTTGCCCTTTATTTTGCTGACCGTATTGGCACACATCTAATTCTGCTGTTCCTTTCTGGCAGGTTCTTATGAACTTAGCAAATGACAACCCATCTGGTTGTGAATTGATTGCGTCATGTGGTGGACTTAACACCATGGCCTCCTTGATCATGAAGCATTTCCCCTCATTTTGTTTTGTCGTGGACAACAACTATAACACGAGAGATGTCAATCTTGATCATGAGTTATCATCTTCTCAAAACAGCAAGGCACACCAGGTCAAAATTAAGCAATTGCGAGATCATGAACTTGATTTTCTGGTTGCCATATTGGGCTTGCTTGTTAACCTTGTAGAGAAGGATAGCCTTAATAGGTAAGTCCCTCACATGCTTCCTTCCATTTGCTCAATTCATATCAGTGTTACTGTTCTGGCAGTTCCTTGGGGTCAGGACTCAGAAACATCCAATTAATGTTCATGTTCTCTTAACGACTCAGAAATACTTTATAACCTCTCCACAGGGTACGGCTTTCATCTGCCCGTGTTCCTGTTGATCTATCTCAGAATCCACAGAGTGAAGAGACACAGAGAGATGTCATAGCACTCCTCTGTTCTGTATTCTTAGCAAGTCAAGGTGCTAGTGAAGCTTCTGGAACTATATCACCGGTAATTCAAAATTCTTCAAGTTCCTTTTGTATGTAGATTATATCTTTGTAAAACTCGGCATTTATTACCTGCTCTTTGTTTCAAAAAGCAGTATTTTATTTTGCTCCTTAGCATAGGTCAGCAGAACAGTTGATCTTATTCAGAAAACAATATTTTGCATGTAACATACTGTTATCTATGAGATGAAAATTAATGCATGTGTAATAATGTCAATGATAAATATTTGCTATCTGAATCCAGTCTACCAACTCTAGTTAGACCGAAATTACTGAGGTTCTATTTCAAAGAATAATTTAGTGCACCATTTGTTCAACTACTATGAAGTAAAATGGTATTCCCTTCTATTGACATCGGGTTAGAAGTGAAAGGCCATCTTAATGCAATGTTCTCAATGCCACAAACCCACAAATTTCATTAACACATACAGATTATTATTAACATAGCTATAAATTGGATTTCCAGAAGCTTGAgttgaatttattttgttacaatTGAAAGCACTGGGAacattagcatttttttttagttcttGGTTATTGCAATTTATAATGTTATACAGAACTGTGTACCTCACAATGCATTCATTATGACATTCTATGAACCATTTGATTGACTGTTGCTTGTAAACAACAGGATGATGAGGAGTCTTTGATGCAAGGAGCACGGGAAGCTGAAATGATGATCGTAGAGGCCTATGCAGCCCTTCTTCTTGCGTTTCTTTCAACTGAAAGGTTTGCAATCTGTAGTTGATGGATTGTTTTATTAATGTCTAACTACTTGCATAATGTCAGCACTATGGCATTTAACTTATACTGTCTGTTAACTGCAACAGCATGAAGGTTCGTGGAGCCATTTCCAGCTGCCTTCCAAATAACAGCTTAAAAATCCTTGTGCCTGCGCTAGAGAAATTTGTGGTATGTCTCCATAATTCTTGAACTACTGTTTGTATAAAAAAGTATGGATGATCTTTGAATTTACTCCATTTTGGAAATCATTAATTTTTCATGTCTGAGGTGTGAGGTGTCACCATAATTGTACTTCCCATCCAGGAAGCCTGTTTGCAAAATTTCACATAAATAAGgaaaatttgaacttgtttcAAGTTTGAATAGTAACAGGATGTTTTATTTCTCAACTGGAGAAAACATTCCGGCTGGGACTTTTAACCCTTAAAATGCTAGTGTGCTCCCACTGTAAGATTGTCTGCTGTCACATTTGAAACTTTGTGTAATACCTTTATCACTACCCTTGAGATGAGAGACACAATCTGGTACCGAGTTAAGTTATTGATAACTCCCAGTTGAAGTACAGCACCAAATCAAGCCAACATGTTGGCTACGTAATTAAATGTTCTCTTACAACAGATAGAGGTAAAAAGGGAGTTTCTAAGTATCTAACCTCTTACCCTCTTGGCTTAGCACTCCAGGCACAACTCTTTCTTAACTTGCGATTTAGGACTTGACTCTGAGAATATTGTGTGCCCACACTGGTTGAGTGCATGCCTATCTAAGCTGCTAGTTTTTGTTCATTTTGATTAACTCTGAAGCTGCCTGAGCTTATTCTGCTTCCATCATTTATTAATCCATCATGTTTCTCTTTCAGTCGTTCCATCTGCAGCTCAATATGATCACAGAGGAAACGCACTCAGCTGTCACAGAAGTTATCGAGAAATGCAAACTTTCATAGAAAGAGTGAAGAGGGGCCTGTACAGATCAACTAACAACCTCTTTGCAGCAAAAAAGCATACACACAAGTGTTTGTCTTGGCCTGGGGCTCTGCAGATGGACTGATACTCTGACCTGCAGTGGGCTTGGGAGCTAACAATggtttcattctttttttttttatgttttcccCTGTTGTTTTTGCTCATGTTTTGTGTAATTTTTTCTTCTCATCTAGCGATGTTATTTTTCTTAGCATGATGGGAGTagccctccttttttttttctctaattaagtgTAAAGTAGCAACAGCATAGGGATGAATGTTCAGTGTAGTGTGTGGTGTTTCAGTTATTCAGAGACGTCCATACAGTTTGTACCTTGTGACCACACGTCTTAATCTGATGAAGCTTAGAATAAATCACATGTTAGCAATGCAATATCATCTGCGTCTTCTCTCACTTTGGTGGCCATCAAATTCTGTGTAGAAGTGTATGGTTGGTGTGCTGTTGCAAATGCCGTATTCCGCTCTGTTTTGTGGAAGTTAAGAAGTCCCTAGTTGAAATACCGATTTTTCATGATCTCGGAGATTGATGCAACTCTGATTGCAGCATTTCTTTTTATTAGAATGTACACTCCATGCTATCATGATGTTTATTGTTTAGTACTACAAGATTTGGTTAACCATTATTTTAATAtcataataattttataaaatcttGGAGTAACAAGTTCATAATACATGATAGCATAACTTTTTGAGGCTAGTCTATGTATATTGTCTCCTTTGTTTTTAAACTAAGCACTCAATAAATTATTGATGGCTGTAATTTTCTGAAGGTTTCACCGGTTTCGGCCCGTGCTTTATAAATAGCTTCGGCACAAAAGACAAAACGGTCCCTCCAACACATAAATGGTTGAGTTTACGTTTTCATTATCTTTGGTAAAATCAAGTCCACCACGTAGACACTCATAACAAAAGTTTGAATATCCTCAGAAATTTTGACTTGAGTCTATCTTACCTTTGATATCGGACATCcaaccctccctccctccctgaaCTTTATATTATTCATATTACACCTGAACTTTATATTATTCATATTACACCCTGAAGTGGTTTTCATTTAATTGCATACATGCTGAAATAGTTTGACAACGTGAGATGCACAAAATCTACACGTTCGTCTTAAGTTGCAATTCATTttatcccttttctttttctctcttacaTAGGAATATCAATAGTACTAATTCACATTACAATATAGTATAAATTGGTGATCGATTATTGGCAATATACTATATTAAATATTCAAAACTAGTCAT
Above is a window of Oryza sativa Japonica Group chromosome 10, ASM3414082v1 DNA encoding:
- the LOC4349005 gene encoding wings apart-like protein 2 isoform X2; its protein translation is MIVRTYGRRSRSFSDGGGGERGGGGGFSSSQDAFEFDGEEEDDLVLLGSSSQSSHPPAPSQESSSMWDFDEDPPPPPRRRRGRGGGGDYAEPATAAAAAAAATSLMEAEEYGEMMESVDEANFALDGLRATAPRRVRRASFLALLGICASAPRRRVLRAQGLVQQIIDAILVLNIDDPPCTIGAAALLFVLASDVQENHLLDSESCVHFLLKLLNPPVNLVDSKAPSIGSKLLGISKVQMLNGSNKDSDCISEEILSKVEEILLSCQEIKSLDKDDKKTTRPELCPKWLALLTMEKACLSAVSVEETSDTVSRVGGNFKETLRELGGLDSIFDVMMDCHSTLENLIKDTSTSALDLNEGTSLQSAALLLKCLKILENATFLSDDNKTHLLNMSRKLYPKRSSLSFVGVIISIIELLSALSILQNSSVVSSSTYPKSSKVSQQSCSDVMGGTSFNDGKRKNSKKKNLLSNQTRHSCLSSKSEVSHITISSGSDAGLSQKAFNCSPSISSNGASSGSLGERHSNGGALKLNIKKDRGNANPIRGSSGWISIRAHSSDGNSREMAKRRRLSENVITDSGGGDDPFAFDDVDQEPSNWELLGPKKKSPQKHQDKSGNGVLVASHEPDQPEDLNQSGTTSLFSAKDESSLLEDCLLASVKVLMNLANDNPSGCELIASCGGLNTMASLIMKHFPSFCFVVDNNYNTRDVNLDHELSSSQNSKAHQVKIKQLRDHELDFLVAILGLLVNLVEKDSLNRVRLSSARVPVDLSQNPQSEETQRDVIALLCSVFLASQGASEASGTISPDDEESLMQGAREAEMMIVEAYAALLLAFLSTESMKVRGAISSCLPNNSLKILVPALEKFVSFHLQLNMITEETHSAVTEVIEKCKLS
- the LOC4349005 gene encoding wings apart-like protein 2 isoform X1 gives rise to the protein MIVRTYGRRSRSFSDGGGGERGGGGGFSSSQDAFEFDGEEEDDLVLLGSSSQSSHPPAPSQESSSMWDFDEDPPPPPRRRRGRGGGGDYAEPATAAAAAAAATSLMEAEEYGEMMESVDEANFALDGLRATAPRRVRRASFLALLGICASAPRRRVLRAQGLVQQIIDAILVLNIDDPPCTIGAAALLFVLASDVQENHLLDSESCVHFLLKLLNPPVNLVDSKAPSIGSKLLGISKVQMLNGSNKDSDCISEEILSKVEEILLSCQEIKSLDKDDKKTTRPELCPKWLALLTMEKACLSAVSVEETSDTVSRVGGNFKETLRELGGLDSIFDVMMDCHSTLENLIKDTSTSALDLNEGTSLQSAALLLKCLKILENATFLSDDNKTHLLNMSRKLYPKRSSLSFVGVIISIIELLSALSILQNSSVVSSSTYPKSSKVSQQSCSADVMGGTSFNDGKRKNSKKKNLLSNQTRHSCLSSKSEVSHITISSGSDAGLSQKAFNCSPSISSNGASSGSLGERHSNGGALKLNIKKDRGNANPIRGSSGWISIRAHSSDGNSREMAKRRRLSENVITDSGGGDDPFAFDDVDQEPSNWELLGPKKKSPQKHQDKSGNGVLVASHEPDQPEDLNQSGTTSLFSAKDESSLLEDCLLASVKVLMNLANDNPSGCELIASCGGLNTMASLIMKHFPSFCFVVDNNYNTRDVNLDHELSSSQNSKAHQVKIKQLRDHELDFLVAILGLLVNLVEKDSLNRVRLSSARVPVDLSQNPQSEETQRDVIALLCSVFLASQGASEASGTISPDDEESLMQGAREAEMMIVEAYAALLLAFLSTESMKVRGAISSCLPNNSLKILVPALEKFVSFHLQLNMITEETHSAVTEVIEKCKLS